The following coding sequences lie in one Capsicum annuum cultivar UCD-10X-F1 chromosome 5, UCD10Xv1.1, whole genome shotgun sequence genomic window:
- the LOC107870344 gene encoding 60S ribosomal protein L7a-1: protein MAPKKGVVAIKKTEKLKVVNPLFEKRSKQFGIGGALRPKKDLSRFVRWPQGVQIQRKKRILKQRLKVPPALNQFSKTLDKNIATNLFKMLLKYRPEDKATKKERLVKRAQTEAEGKTPETKKPIVVKYGLKHITYLIEQNKAQLVVIAHDVDPIELVVWLPALCRKMEIPYCIVKGKARLGSIVHKKTASALCLTTVKNEDKMEFSRVLEAIKANFNDKYEENRKKWGGGIMGAKSQARTKAKERVLAKEAAQRLN, encoded by the exons ATG GCTCCAAAGAAAGGCGTAGTAGCTATAAAGAAGACCGAGAAATTGAAGGTGGTCAATCCGTTGTTCGAGAAGCGTTCGAAGCAGTTTGGAATCGGTGGCGCATTGCGGCCGAAGAAGGATCTGTCAAGGTTTGTGCGTTGGCCGCAAGGTGTTCAAATCCAGAGGAAGAAGAGGATACTCAAGCAGCGATTGAAAGTTCCTCCTGCTCTCAATCAGTTCTCGAAGACACTCGATAAGAATATTG CTACAAACCTGTTCAAAATGCTGCTCAAGTACAGGCCTGAGGACAAAGCCACAAAGAAGGAGCGTCTCGTAAAAAGAGCTCAAACTGAGGCGGAAGGAAAAACTCCCGAGACAAAAAAACCTATTGTTGTGAAGTACGGTCTTAAGCACATTACCTACCTTATTGAGCAG AACAAAGCACAGTTAGTTGTGATTGCTCATGATGTCGATCCAATTGAGTTGGTTGTCTGGCTTCCTGCCCTCTGCAGAAAGATGGAGATTCCCTATTGTATTGTGAAAGGGAAAGCACGTTTAGGATCG ATTGTCCATAAGAAAACTGCTTCAGCTCTATGCTTGACTACCGTGAAGAACGAAGATAAAATGGAGTTCAGCAGAGTATTGGAGGCAATTAAA GCTAACTTCAACGATAAATACGAGGAGAACAGGAAGAAATGGGGAGGTGGTATCATGGGCGCTAAATCACAAGCCAGAACGAAGGCCAAAGAGAGGGTCCTCGCCAAGGAAGCTGCACAGAGATTGAACTAA